The genomic DNA TAAGCATCTCCGCTACTTCAATCTTTGCTACTCATGGATATTGCCACCGTTTTTGCCGGGAGTATGGCCGTTGCCAGCTTGGCGCTGCTGACGTGGAAGGTAACGCGGGCGCTCAGCCGGCCCACCATCCGCGTCACCCGCGCCGATACCGGCGCGTCGGTGGTGCTCGACCGGCCGACTGCCAATCAGTCGCGCAACGAGCGCTCGGCGCAGGTGCATAAGCTACTGGAACTGGTGAGCGCCGCGTAGCGCATGGCCGACGAATCGCCCAAGCCCGAAGCCACGCCCAGCCCGTCTTTTTCTTCTTATGAAGGCTTAGGCAGCACGGTATTGGTAGCCCTGGCCAACCTGATACCCAGCTCCCAGGGACGCATTGTCGCCACCATCGTGGCCGCGCCGCTGGGAGCCGTCATTGGCCGCTTCATCAATTGGAAAATTCAGCAGCGCAAGCGCGCCGATGTCCGGCTCATTATCAACGAGGAAATTGACGACGTGCGCAAAGAATTGGCCCGCGCTGACCTTACTCCCGAACGGCGCGAAAAGCTCAATGATGAGTTGGAGCGCCTGCGCGGCGTTCGGTTCAAACAGTTGCTACTGGATTCCTGATTAAACCGTTTTCTACTACCTATGGCTACTTCCCCTACCCCCAGCAGGCTGGGCTACGAACCGCCCGGCGTTGACCTTACTATTTATTCCCGTCCCCGTACCGAAGCGGAGGAAAAGGAAATCAGCGCTTTCTTTCAAAAGCTGCGGGCCGAAAACGATAAAAACCCCGAGATAGTGGCCCTGCGCGAAAGACTGGCCCGGCGCTACCCCAAACCGTAAATGGACTACTTCAACGACCCCGAGCTAAACGGCAAATACCTGGGCACGATTACCAAGGATTTTGCCACCGCCTCCGACACGATTCGGGAAGCCTCCTACCAGATTCGCAAAAGAGATATTTCGCGGTATCCGGTGTTCGTGTTTGCCCGCCAAACGGTGCAGCTCGGCAGCCTGCTCATCAACGGCGACGAGCTGGATTTGCAGTGGCACGTCTTCGCCAGCTACCTCGAAATCCTGGCCCAGCAAGGCATCGTGGACCCCGAGAAAATCGCAGATTTTCAGGAAACATGGAAAAACCCCGACGAGTTTTGCTGCCTGTTTGTGGTCGATGAGGAGTTTACGAATTTCGTGTACATTCCTTACCCGGAGGACTAAATCACGGATTACGCGGATTTTAACGGATTACACGGATTTTGTGGATGCAAGAAAGGCTGCCTGAACGGGTGGCCTTTTTCACTAGAACACAGCGTAAGCGCCTTCCACAAAATCCGTGTAATCCGTTAAAATCCGCGTAATCCGTGATTAAAAGTGGTTGAAGCCCTGCGCCCGCAGCGGCACGGCCTGGCCGGCTTTCGTTATCAGGTTCACCGCGTCGTCGTGCTCGGTGAGGTGGCCGATGACGGTGATATCAGGGTGGTTTTTAATCTTGGCGTGGTCGGCGACCGGGATGGTGAAGAGCAGCTCGTAGTCCTCGCCGCCGTTGAGGGCGGCCATGATGGGGTCGAGGTTAAACTCGGCGGCGGCTTCGAGGGTAGGGTTGGCCAGCGGCAGGTATTCGCTGAACACGCGCGCGCCGGTGCCGCTGGCGGCGCACAGGTGCATCACCTCCGAGGCCAGGCCGTCGGAAATATCAATCATGGCGGTGGGGTGAATGCCCAGCTCGCGCAGCTCGTGCACGATGTCGAGACGCGCCTCGGGCTTGAGTTGGCGGTTCACGATATACTCGTAATTATCTAGCTCGGGCTGGGTTTCGGGGTCGGCCAGGAAGGCTTGCTTTTCGCGCTCCAGCACTTGCAGGCCCAGGTACGCGCCGCCCAAGTCGCCGCTCACGCACAGAATATCGGTGGGCCGCCCGCCCGAGCGGCGCACGGCCTGGCCAGCCGCCACCTGCCCCAGCGCTGTCACGCTGATGACCAGGCCGCCGCGGCTGCCGGTGGTGTCGCCGCCCACCAGGTCCACGCCGTAGGCTTCGCAAGCCAGGCGCATCCCGACGTACAATTCTTCCACGGCCTCCACCGTAAAACGGGGGGGTAGGCTCAGGCCGACGATGATTTGAGTAGGGGTAGCGAACATGGCCGCCACGTCCGACACGTTCACGGCCACCGCCTTGTAGCCCAGGTGCTTGAGGGGTGAAAACGACAAGTCGAAATGCACGCCTTCGACCAGCAAATCGGTGCTGACCACGATTTCCTGCCCGGCCGGCGGGGCCAGAATGGCCGCGTCGTCGCCAATGCCCAGGATGGTAGAAACCTGCGTGAGGGTGATGTCGCGCTGCAAGCGGCGAATGAGCCCAAACTCGCCGAGCTGGGAAAGGGGCGTTAAATCAGCCATTTATAGTTAATTTTTGGAAACGTTTGTCATTGCGAGCAAAGCGCGGCAATCGCACCCGAACAATGGCTGAACGACTGGCGTGGATGTCGTTCGGATGCGATTGCCGCGCTTCGCTCGCAATGACAAACGTTTTCTATTACTCCTCACAAAGGTACCCCACCTTTCAGCGGCGTAGCTTTGCGCGCCCGCCGGCATCTTATTATCGCCGGGTTATTCGTTTGGTCGTCATGAAAGCCGTTCTCTTCGCCAGCTTGCTGACCCTCGCCGTGCTGCCCATGTGCAAGCCCGACGCTACTTCCACCACCGCCACTACCACCGAAAGCCCCGCCTCGCCGGCGGCCGTGCGGGCGCAGTTCGATATTCTGCGCGACTCGGCCGATGTGAACTGGCAGCGCATGACGGCCAGCGACGACAAGACGCTCGGCAACCTGCGCGAGCTGCTGCAAGACCTCAGCAAGTATCCGGGGGCAAACCAGCCGAAGCTCGCGGAGCTGCGCGGGGACCGCGCCCGCATCCAGAAACAACGCTACACCCGCGAAACAATGGCCTCCTCGGCGCTCATCGACCGCTACGACGCCGCCCAGGACTCGCTGCTGAAGGCCGTGTACGCCGTGGCCGCGCCCGGCGGCAACGCCCCTTCCGAAGGCGTGCGCGACCGCGTGGAGGCCGTGCAGCTGGCCGATAACAACGTGGTGGGCTACCGCGCGCACTACGACGCGGCCGCCAAAGCTTACAATAATTATTTGCAGCTGCACCGCGAGGAGTTGGATAAAATGGGCGGCAACTACGCCAAACTCCGGCCCCTACCCCTCTTTGAGCTGAGCCAATAGGCTGAGCAGGTTGAAGTTTCGCAGAAAGGTGGTATCTTTTCGGGCAGTACCGGCCAGCCCTCGGGCTTGGCTGTGTTTCTGGTCCCTACCCCCTCTTTTTCCTTCAACCCAGCCCACGTTATGTCCAAATTTTTTACCTACCTACGCCTGCCGCTGCTGGCACTCGCCACGAGCTTTGCGCTCACCTCGTGCTTCGACCACGATAAAAAGTGCGACCCCAAGCCCAAGCCCACCATTTGCCCCAAGCCTACGACTACTATCCCCGCGGGCGGCGCCAACTAGTCGTTGACCATAACTGCGTTAATAGAAAAAGAACGTCATGCTGAGCAAAGCGAAGCATCTCTACCGCTTCATCCAACGAGGCGGTAGAGATGCTTCGCTTTGCTCAGCATGACGTTCTTTTTTATTGACTGACGTTCTTTTCTTTTTTCCTACCCCCCTTATTTTTCTTCCACCGGGCCGGGGTTCAGCTCGCGCACGTCGGGGTGCTGGTAATTGACGAGGATGACCGAGAAGGGATGCGGCTCGCCCTCGCGCTTTTCGAGGCGCACGGCCCCGGCATCGCGGAGCTGGCTCAGGAGCTGGCGGCGCTCCCAGTCGGGCAGCTCGGGCAGCACATCGGTGAGACGCCGCAGGAAGGGGCTGGCCCATATTTCGGGCGTACCCTGCTGACTGCCAAAGCGCTGCACCTGCTCCAACAAAAACTCCAGGCAGCGCCGTTCCGCGTCGCGCGTGATGCGGCGGATGGGCGCAAACGTGGCTGGCGGCTCTTGCAGCAGCTGCTCCATGAGGTTGGGGCGGGCGGCGGGGGTAGGGCGGGGCGCGGGCACCACCGGGCTGGGCGCGACCTCGGCCGGGGTGCCGCCGGTGGTGGCCGCCGCATCCTGGGCGGCCTGCCGGGCGGCGGCCGACTGCACGCCCACCATGCCTTGCTCGCGGAGGCGGCGCAGGTCCTGGCCCAGGCGCAAGCGGGCCGTGCGGTGGTCTTCGAGGGCTTGAAGGCGCTCGGCGGGCATTAATTCGCGGGCATCGATGAAGTGCTCCTGGCCCAGCATCTGGAGCAAGTCGCCGGACACGCTTTCGCGGAAGCCCACCACTTTCACCTGCCGGGCCTGGCGGCGCAGGTGCTGGAGCACGGGAATGTAGTCGCGGTCGCCGGCCACGAGCACAAACGTGCCGATGGCGGGCCGGGTGTAGAGCACCTCCAGCGCGTCGATGCAGAGCTGCATATCGGCGGCATTCTTGTGGTCGGTGCCCAGCACGTTGCGCGTGCTCACGCCCATGAGGTAGAGCGGGCCTTGCGGGCCGGTCGGAATTTTGTCGAAGTCGGCGTAGGCGTTGAGCACCAGCGAGTCGAGCCCTTGGTCGCGCTTGAGCGAGTCGCGCAGGGCGCGCACCAGGTCGAGGGCGTAGTCGTGGGGGTCCTGGGGGTCGAGGTAGTGATTTTTGAGAAAATAATACACGTTCTCAAAATCAATAAACACCGCTGCGTAAGGCGAGGCCGGGGGCGCGGCGGCGAGGGGGGTAGGGGTCAACATGCGTACTTGATAGGAGGATGGCGGCCGGCTGACTAGCCCAGCAAGCGGCGTAGAAAAGAGCGGCTCGGGCAAAGGTCGGGCGTAATCCGGGAGCAGCTACTGCGCGGCCCACCAAAAAATTCAGACCCGCCAGCCGGCGCTGAATCGGACAAATGTGGTCGTTGGGGCTGGGGTGCTGACCTTTGCCGCTTCCTACCCCTGCCTTATGCGTACGTTGTTTTTCTGGCGAGCCGGCTGGCTGCTGCCCATTTTGGTGCTACTTGCTGCCCCGGCCCACGCCCAGCGCGAGGCCGACCAACTGCCCACCCAGGACCCGTTTGCCCGCCGCCCGGTGCTGGCGCGCGAGGTGCCGGGCGGGCGATATTTGTCGCACTCATTTGATGCTGAAAAAAATATTCTCACCATTCGAGCTACCGATGGCAGCACCCGTCAAGTGCGGCCGTGGGCGGATGGCGTGTTGAAAATCAGCTACTTTGCGCCGGGTCGGGTGCCGGTGGCCGACTCGTCGGTGAGTGTATTAGATAATATATTACCTCACGCAGACCGAGCAGCGGCAGCAGATGGGAAACACGTCATGCTGCTGGCCAACCCCTCATCAGTTACGGCGGGTACGGTTCGCTTACGCACCAACCACGGCACTGTTATTATCCAAAAAAACTCGCTGCAAGTCAGTTGGGAATATGGAGGTGATGTTCTGTACAGTGAGGCCAGCGCTGCCTTTCGCCGCCAGCCCCACACCTCCCAATTGCCCCCACGCTCGGACTCGCAGAGTCCGGGCTACAGCGCCGATGAGCTGGCCGGCACGGGCGTGCGGGTGCGCCTCGCGCCGGGCGAGCGGCTCTACGGCACGGGGGCCCGCGCCCTACCCCTCGACCGGCGCGGCTACCGCCTGGAGCTGTATAA from Hymenobacter psoromatis includes the following:
- a CDS encoding thiamine-phosphate kinase: MADLTPLSQLGEFGLIRRLQRDITLTQVSTILGIGDDAAILAPPAGQEIVVSTDLLVEGVHFDLSFSPLKHLGYKAVAVNVSDVAAMFATPTQIIVGLSLPPRFTVEAVEELYVGMRLACEAYGVDLVGGDTTGSRGGLVISVTALGQVAAGQAVRRSGGRPTDILCVSGDLGGAYLGLQVLEREKQAFLADPETQPELDNYEYIVNRQLKPEARLDIVHELRELGIHPTAMIDISDGLASEVMHLCAASGTGARVFSEYLPLANPTLEAAAEFNLDPIMAALNGGEDYELLFTIPVADHAKIKNHPDITVIGHLTEHDDAVNLITKAGQAVPLRAQGFNHF